The DNA window CCAGCCGCCAACGGCACAGGGTCTACTTCACCAGGCGGCGGATGATTTCATCGGCCAACGGAAAACCATGCTCGGTCAGTTTGATTCTGTCCCCCTCCGGGTCGATCAATCCCGACTCCACCATGGCCCGGAAACTGCGGTCATCAAGCACCTGTTCCACCGAAACGCCAAACCGGTGCCGGAAATATTTCCGCTCCAGTCCCCGCGCGGTACGCAGGGCGAGCATAATTGTCTCATAAATGCGCGCCTCCCTGCTTCCGGTATCAAAAACCAGAGGACGCTCTTTACGGGCAAGTCTTTCCAGATAGGTTTTCAGGTCAGAGACATTGGCAAAGCGGTTGTCACCGATAAAACTATGCGCTGCGGGGCCCAGCCCCAGGAAATCGCCCCCCTCCCAATAGCGAAGGTTATGCCGGCATTCGTAGCCGGGAAGCGCGTACGAGGATATCTCGTAGCGGAAGTATTCGTGTTTGGAAAGCTCGGCGTTGATACCGCGGTACATCGCCGCCGAGAGATCGGAATCGGGGAGACGCAATTTTCCCTCGGTAAGCTGTTTTTCCAGCGCCGTTCCCTTTTCCACGGTCAACTGATAGTACGATATATGCGGCGGTTTGAGCTCCATCAGTTGATTCAAATCATCTGAAAGCATCCGCGAGGTTTGTTTCGGCAGGCCGAATATC is part of the Candidatus Zixiibacteriota bacterium genome and encodes:
- the hemW gene encoding radical SAM family heme chaperone HemW, which produces MSLSLYIHFPFCTNLCGYCDFYKVHHKPAIVEQYYRALKTELILAKDTIDPDQRLLDTIYIGGGTPSLARTEDLVEMLDSIRRHFRLAPDMEFSFEINPESINSDKLIFLKELGVNRPIFGMQSFKPRLLKVLNRKHNLDDSYRAIYLARAVGFDNFGLDMIFGLPKQTSRMLSDDLNQLMELKPPHISYYQLTVEKGTALEKQLTEGKLRLPDSDLSAAMYRGINAELSKHEYFRYEISSYALPGYECRHNLRYWEGGDFLGLGPAAHSFIGDNRFANVSDLKTYLERLARKERPLVFDTGSREARIYETIMLALRTARGLERKYFRHRFGVSVEQVLDDRSFRAMVESGLIDPEGDRIKLTEHGFPLADEIIRRLVK